A genomic region of Fusarium falciforme chromosome 4, complete sequence contains the following coding sequences:
- a CDS encoding HpcH-HpaI domain-containing protein → MSNQRYLDQPDLHVRAPWRSALLTFPGNLKGALKAAHEDPSKTLFGVGQGIPSPFVTKVIASTRPDFIWLDVEHGMYDRLALHDCIHAAQHHSEGKTMAIIRVPKHDEVSLTTALDAGASGIVIPCCESAEEVEKIIKTIYYPPVGRRSFSPWVFTPGISDTSLYEEDSFNMKTSNRHIAVIAQIESVKGVKNAREIAAVEGVSAMMFGPGDFSADAGIPLNLSGEPHPTLAAAMGEWAAAGRENGIPLLGAAMGPGMVPGLIEQGFRALVVSMDVWGLANMIHGQVEQGRKDAQELGKASAKEQSNGVDGEGK, encoded by the exons ATGTCTAACCAAAGATACCTCGATCAGCCTGACCTGCATGTCCGGGCACCATGGCGTTCAGCACTCTTGACCTTCCCCGGTAACCTCAAGGGAGCTCTGAAAGCAGCACACGAGGATCCCTCAAAGACGCTGTTTGGTGTTGGACAAGGTATCCCAAGCCCTTTTGTGACAAAG GTGATTGCCTCCACAAGGCCCGACTTTATATGGCTTGATGTCGAGCACGGCATGTATGACCGACTTGCCCTTCACGA TTGCATCCATGCTGCCCAACATCACTCAGAGGGAAAGACCATGGCCATTATCCGAGTGCCCAAGCACGACGAGGTCAGTCTGACGACGGCTCTCGATGCAGGTGCATCGGGCATCGTGATACCTTGCTGCGAGAGTGCAGAAGAAGTCGAAAAGATCATCAAGACTATCTATTACC CACCCGTTGGCCGACGCTCTTTCAGCCCTTGGGTCTTTACCCCCGGCATCTCGGATACCTCGCTATATGAAGAGGATTCGTTCAATATGAAGACTTCGAACCGCCATATTGCCGTGATTGCGCAGATTGAAAGCGTGAAGGGTGTCAAGAACGCCCGTGAGATTGCTGCTGTCGAAGGCGTATCAGCCATGATGTTCGGACCTGGTGATTTCTCAGCAGACGCCGGTATCCCACTGAACCTGAGCGGCGAGCCTCATCCTACGTTGGCTGCTGCTATGGGGGAGTGGGCAGCTGCTGGGCGCGAGAATGGCATACCTCTTCTTGG TGCTGCGATGGGCCCTGGCATGGTGCCGGGCTTGATAGAGCAGGGGTTCCGAGCTCTTGTTGTATCAATGGATGTTTGGGGTCTCGCCAACATGATTCACGGCCAGGTTGAACAGGGGAGAAAGGACGCTCAAGAGTTAGGCAAGGCGTCTGCGAAGGAGCAAAGCAACGGGGTTGACGGTGAGGGCAAATAG
- a CDS encoding BTB domain-containing protein, translated as MLPPAVNNGMLSELLQTGKFSDCTITCQGKKFKLHKVVVCAQSPVIASALEKASKESRSSSLHITGFDLATVECMVDFLYHEDYIINGDVLCMANTSEWAPPPNMQGNGLSPVRLASGEFRFSSFAVSGSGNSTLETLPPGPSPPSTPPPAVVRDSLLCHVEVNAIGHYYKLPKLCDRATRYIQDIISSDEFPVEIFPYLAIAAHKSSEDTQLHDLVFSFAAEHVQILLNTTGFEKLMALPNFGLKLLQKTVAKLQANENQLAKIQDQRVRDQENIDRLQQNLSGLKDSFSAVSTECDLATKNLDLVMERDSAQRALDEERKQKLAAVSGCDRIKQDYESERTRAAALLSSRDSLQKALDTEKQNYAKLWSERDALQQRMTTLTTQHNSVTAQKNTARNELAALEKKIDDLLDIVENRDDCRNCGNDFGCWIEDVDTSFILRCDNCRCRHYN; from the exons ATGCTACCTCCGGCCGTCAATAACGGCATGCTCTCTGAACTTCTCCAGACGGGCAAGTTCAGCGACTGCACCATCACCTGCCAGGGAAAGAAGTTTAAGCTTCACAAAGTCGTCGTCTGTGCCCAGTCTCCCGTCATCGCCTCGGCTTTGGAGAAGGCCTCAAAG GAGTCACGGAGCAGCTCGCTCCACATCACAGGCTTCGACCTTGCCACAGTCGAATGCATGGTTGATTTCCTCTATCACGAGGACTACATCATCAACGGAGATGTCCTCTGCATGGCCAACACGTCTGAGTGGGCGCCTCCTCCCAACATGCAAGGTAACGGCCTCTCTCCCGTGCGTCTTGCGTCTGGTGAATTCCGATTCTCATCATTTGCAGTCAGCGGATCTGGAAACAGCACGCTCGAAACTCTGCCTCCGGgcccctctcctccatctacTCCTCCCCCGGCCGTGGTGCGCGATAGCCTCCTTTGCCATGTCGAAGTGAACGCGATTGGCCATTACTATAAGCTGCCTAAGCTTTGCGATCGCGCAACCAGGTACATCCAGGACATCATCTCAAGCGACGAGTTCCCCGTCGAAATATTTCCGTACCTAGCCATTGCCGCCCACAAATCGAGTGAGGACACCCAGCTCCACGATCTGGTTTTTTCCTTCGCCGCGGAGCACGTCCAGATACTGTTGAACACTACCGGTTTCGAAAAGCTCATGGCCCTGCCCAACTTCGGCTTGAAGCTCCTCCAAAAGACTGTTGCCAAGCTGCAGGCGAATGAGAATCAGCTTGCGAAGATCCAGGATCAAAGGGTGCGGGATCAAGAGAACATCGACAGACTCCAGCAAAACCTCTCTGGCCTGAAGGACAGTTTTTCGGCCGTATCTACAGAGTGTGACCTTGCCACCAAgaacttggacttggtgatGGAACGCGACAGTGCTCAACGTGCACTTGACGAGGAGAGAAAGCAGAAACTCGCAGCCGTGTCTGGATGCGACCGCATCAAGCAGGATTACGAGTCAGAGAGAACTAGAGCAGCGGCTCTGCTGTCCTCGCGCGACAGCCTTCAAAAGGCCCTCGACACTGAAAAGCAGAATTACGCGAAGTTGTGGTCTGAACGCGACGCACTGCAGCAGCGAATGACGACTCTGACCACCCAACACAACAGTGTCACTGCTCAGAAAAACACAGCCAGAAACGAACTGGCAGCATTGGAAAAGAAGATTGACGACCTCCTGGACATTGTGGAAAACCGCGACGATTGCCGCAACTGTGGAAATGATTTCGGCTGCTGGATCGAGGATGTCGACACCAGCTTCATCCTACGTTGTGACAACTGCAGGTGCCGGCATTACAATTGA